Proteins from a genomic interval of Sebaldella sp. S0638:
- the metF gene encoding methylenetetrahydrofolate reductase [NAD(P)H], with translation MKIKDIYKNKKAVFSFEIFPPNENFSSEKLYEVINELSTQNPDFISVTYGAGGTTRGGTIEIASYIKNKLNIETVTHLTCVGSRKSEIESFLDELESNNIENILALRGDIPKDKDENVYHEGDFLYASDLVKEIRATNRFSVGGAFYPEVHRENNDLIDLFNLKKKVDSGVDFLVSQIFFDNESFLDFRDKAEKVGINTPLAAGIIPVTNAKQIKRITSLCNCKIPKKLEKILNAYEDNSEAMYQAGIAYATEQIIELLSSGVKGIHIYTMNKTHAVNEILKNINSIRKYYE, from the coding sequence ATGAAAATAAAAGATATATACAAAAATAAAAAAGCTGTATTCTCGTTTGAAATATTTCCTCCAAATGAAAATTTTTCAAGTGAAAAATTATATGAGGTAATAAATGAGTTAAGTACCCAAAATCCTGACTTTATAAGTGTTACGTACGGAGCCGGCGGAACTACGAGAGGCGGAACTATAGAAATAGCATCATATATAAAAAACAAGCTGAATATAGAAACAGTGACCCATCTTACATGTGTAGGAAGCAGAAAAAGCGAAATAGAAAGTTTTTTGGATGAGCTGGAAAGTAATAATATTGAAAATATTCTCGCTTTAAGAGGGGATATCCCAAAAGATAAAGATGAAAATGTATATCATGAAGGAGATTTTTTATATGCCTCTGATCTTGTAAAAGAGATCAGGGCTACAAACAGATTTTCTGTGGGAGGAGCGTTTTATCCAGAAGTTCACCGTGAAAATAATGATTTGATTGATTTATTTAATCTTAAGAAAAAAGTAGACTCAGGAGTAGATTTTCTGGTATCACAAATATTTTTTGACAATGAAAGCTTTCTTGATTTTCGTGATAAAGCTGAGAAAGTGGGTATAAATACACCTTTGGCTGCGGGAATTATTCCTGTGACCAATGCGAAACAAATAAAGAGAATAACATCGCTATGCAATTGTAAAATACCCAAAAAGCTTGAAAAAATACTGAATGCATATGAGGATAACAGCGAGGCAATGTATCAGGCAGGAATAGCTTATGCAACGGAACAGATAATAGAACTCCTTTCGTCAGGAGTGAAGGGAATACATATTTATACAATGAATAAAACCCATGCAGTAAATGAGATATTGAAAAATATAAACAGTATAAGAAAATATTATGAATAA
- a CDS encoding homoserine O-succinyltransferase — protein sequence MLILNKNMPVIEELKGMVNIKTKDGKLNVSKKSKKILVLNLMPNKVKTEYHILRLLNTKNSEEEIEPFFLKLDTHNYKNIDSEYLDEFYVSFEEIKKLDIEAAIITGAPLEKIKFEEVSYWEELKKIFEFINNLKSSIFICWGSQAALYYFHDIQKYDYNCKKFGVFTHNCENSSKLFENLKNEDFKIPHSRYTYVKREDIKEKANLEILLSDETNEPVIIKDNNKIYISGHMEYDKYNLRDEYIRDVNNNLDISIPENYFLDNKPENTPVFSWEKFSKVFYSNWLASF from the coding sequence ATGTTGATATTAAATAAAAATATGCCTGTAATAGAGGAGTTAAAAGGTATGGTAAATATAAAGACAAAGGATGGAAAGCTAAATGTATCAAAAAAATCAAAGAAGATTCTGGTGTTGAATTTAATGCCTAACAAAGTAAAAACTGAATACCATATACTCAGACTCCTTAATACAAAGAATTCCGAAGAAGAAATAGAACCGTTTTTTCTGAAACTTGATACTCATAATTACAAAAATATAGATAGTGAGTATCTTGATGAATTTTATGTTTCATTTGAGGAAATAAAAAAACTTGATATCGAAGCAGCCATAATAACAGGTGCGCCCCTTGAAAAAATAAAATTTGAGGAAGTATCATACTGGGAAGAGCTTAAGAAAATATTTGAATTTATTAATAACTTAAAATCCTCTATTTTCATATGCTGGGGTTCTCAGGCAGCACTGTATTATTTTCATGATATACAAAAATATGATTATAATTGTAAGAAATTTGGTGTATTTACTCATAATTGCGAAAACAGCTCAAAGCTTTTTGAAAATCTGAAAAACGAAGATTTCAAAATACCGCACTCAAGGTACACATATGTAAAAAGGGAAGATATCAAGGAAAAAGCAAATCTGGAAATACTTCTTTCGGATGAAACCAATGAGCCTGTTATAATAAAAGACAATAATAAAATATATATATCAGGACATATGGAATATGATAAGTACAATCTGCGTGATGAATATATAAGAGATGTAAATAATAATCTGGATATAAGTATACCGGAAAATTACTTTTTAGATAATAAGCCGGAAAACACACCTGTTTTTTCATGGGAAAAATTTTCGAAAGTTTTTTATTCTAATTGGCTGGCCAGCTTTTGA
- a CDS encoding ATP phosphoribosyltransferase regulatory subunit, protein MKKFIDSLKEEEKIILKLRKHYEQYGYKKIKLSKFESYGLYNENADFIKTENIITFMAPTGKLQTLRPDVTLSIVKKFARDQKKEMEKLYYIENIYRLSKEDLEYKELNQIGVEILGESDGYSDFEIINLAVESLELINKNFILDISNINYLSGLFEEMKLGYTLEKEVLLNIQHKNVHDLKRILTRENVEPKYKEILIKIPYLSGKFNSVIEEAEKLVMNDKMQNALEELKILSQGFPEKIKNGKILLDFSIVNSLDYYNGLIFHGYIENNPKIILSGGNYDKLVEKYDKNKGATGFAIYLDELSGKYKMEKEYDFDILILYKDGDYAKLLNIVKDYIKQGLTIRTEKYREDFSTNFKYKEKYIFENNRLSGKE, encoded by the coding sequence ATGAAAAAGTTTATAGACAGTCTGAAAGAAGAAGAAAAGATAATTTTGAAACTGAGAAAGCATTATGAACAATACGGCTATAAAAAAATAAAGCTCAGTAAATTTGAAAGTTATGGTTTATATAATGAAAATGCTGATTTTATAAAAACCGAAAATATTATCACATTTATGGCACCTACAGGAAAATTACAGACATTAAGACCTGATGTTACTTTATCTATAGTAAAAAAGTTCGCCAGAGATCAGAAGAAAGAGATGGAAAAGCTGTATTACATAGAAAATATTTACAGGCTTTCAAAAGAAGATCTGGAGTATAAGGAATTGAATCAAATAGGCGTGGAGATACTTGGCGAGTCAGACGGTTACTCAGACTTTGAAATAATTAATCTTGCAGTAGAAAGTCTGGAACTGATAAATAAGAATTTTATACTGGATATTTCAAATATCAATTATCTGTCAGGATTATTCGAGGAAATGAAATTAGGTTATACTTTGGAAAAAGAGGTTCTTCTGAATATCCAGCATAAAAATGTACATGATTTGAAAAGGATTCTCACAAGAGAGAATGTAGAACCGAAATATAAGGAAATTCTAATAAAAATCCCATATTTATCAGGTAAATTTAATAGTGTAATAGAGGAAGCCGAAAAGCTTGTAATGAACGACAAAATGCAAAATGCTTTGGAAGAATTGAAAATACTGAGTCAGGGATTTCCTGAAAAGATAAAAAACGGAAAGATTCTGCTGGATTTTTCCATAGTAAACAGTCTTGATTATTATAATGGCCTTATCTTTCACGGGTATATAGAAAATAACCCGAAAATAATATTATCGGGCGGGAATTATGATAAATTGGTTGAGAAATATGATAAAAATAAAGGAGCAACAGGATTTGCCATCTATCTGGATGAACTGTCAGGAAAATATAAAATGGAAAAAGAATATGATTTTGATATCCTGATATTGTATAAAGACGGTGATTATGCAAAACTGCTGAATATTGTAAAAGATTATATAAAACAAGGGCTTACTATAAGAACTGAAAAATACAGGGAAGATTTCAGTACAAATTTTAAATATAAAGAAAAATATATTTTTGAAAATAACAGGCTCAGTGGAAAGGAGTAA
- the hisG gene encoding ATP phosphoribosyltransferase, with product MLNIALPKGRLGDKTYSLFEKIGYKCDELTEDSRKLIFENKEKNIRYLLVKPSDVGIYVEKGAADIGVVGKDILLENEYDIYELLDLKLGICKISVAALAGYKEDTERKLRVATKYVNTAKKYYSSLNRETDIIKLNGSIELAPILELSDVIVDIVETGNTLKENNLKVINDIEDISARFIANKTSYKFKNEEIKNIEKKLREVI from the coding sequence GTGTTAAATATAGCGCTGCCTAAAGGAAGGCTTGGAGATAAGACATACAGCTTATTTGAAAAAATAGGATACAAATGTGATGAATTAACCGAAGACAGCAGAAAACTTATTTTTGAGAATAAGGAGAAAAATATACGATACTTGCTTGTGAAACCGTCAGATGTAGGAATATACGTAGAGAAAGGTGCCGCAGACATAGGTGTGGTAGGGAAAGATATACTTTTAGAGAATGAATATGATATTTATGAACTCTTGGATCTGAAACTGGGAATATGTAAAATATCAGTTGCAGCCCTTGCAGGATATAAAGAGGATACGGAAAGAAAGCTTAGGGTAGCTACAAAGTATGTAAATACTGCCAAAAAGTATTATTCTTCATTGAACAGAGAAACAGATATAATAAAATTAAACGGTTCCATAGAACTGGCACCTATTCTGGAGCTTTCAGACGTAATAGTGGATATAGTGGAAACAGGAAATACTCTGAAAGAAAATAATCTGAAAGTAATAAATGATATTGAAGATATAAGCGCAAGGTTTATTGCAAATAAGACAAGTTATAAATTTAAAAATGAAGAGATAAAAAATATAGAAAAAAAACTAAGGGAGGTAATATGA
- the hisD gene encoding histidinol dehydrogenase, producing the protein MIKTIRYSSDTELSEIFPRSQFEYEDINKKVRDIIEDVKANGDKALYKYSEMFDVKLESLVVSSEEIEEAYNRIDEEFKVVLLTAAENIRKFHEKQVRNNFFMNGEDGILLGQMINPIEKAGIYIPGGTASYPSTVLMNVIPAKIAGVEEIILVTPPNKAGKIEDSILAAAKIAGADRIFKIGGAQSIAALSYGTETIPKVYKITGPGNIYVAMAKKMVYGEVDIDMVAGPSEILVIADENAIPENVAADLLSQAEHDKLAASVLVTSSEDLAEKVRIELEKQLEKLPRRETAEESLKNNGRIIITNTIEDAVKISNEIAPEHLELCVSDPFSILGKIKNAGSIFLGNNTPEALGDYLAGPNHTLPTSGTAKFSSPLSVDDFIKKSSVIYYTKEALEKVKDKVICFAEKEGLSAHAESVRIRVEGGKK; encoded by the coding sequence ATGATAAAGACAATAAGATACAGCAGTGATACTGAACTGAGTGAGATATTTCCCAGAAGTCAGTTTGAATATGAAGATATTAACAAAAAAGTAAGAGATATAATAGAAGATGTAAAAGCTAACGGAGATAAAGCCCTCTATAAATACAGCGAGATGTTTGATGTAAAACTGGAGAGTCTTGTGGTAAGCAGCGAAGAGATAGAGGAAGCCTATAACAGAATTGATGAAGAATTCAAAGTGGTTTTACTTACAGCTGCTGAAAATATAAGAAAATTTCATGAAAAACAAGTCAGAAATAATTTTTTTATGAACGGAGAAGATGGAATTCTATTGGGACAAATGATAAATCCTATAGAAAAAGCCGGTATTTATATTCCCGGAGGAACGGCATCTTATCCATCTACAGTATTAATGAATGTGATACCTGCCAAGATAGCCGGCGTAGAAGAGATAATCCTTGTAACTCCGCCCAATAAAGCCGGAAAAATAGAAGATTCCATTCTTGCAGCTGCTAAAATAGCCGGAGCAGATAGAATATTTAAAATAGGGGGAGCACAGTCAATAGCAGCTTTAAGCTATGGTACTGAAACTATTCCAAAAGTATATAAAATAACAGGCCCTGGTAACATATATGTAGCTATGGCAAAGAAAATGGTTTATGGTGAAGTAGATATAGATATGGTGGCAGGGCCAAGCGAAATACTGGTAATTGCCGATGAGAACGCCATACCTGAAAATGTGGCTGCTGATCTGCTGTCACAGGCTGAGCATGACAAACTTGCTGCAAGTGTTTTGGTTACATCAAGTGAAGACCTTGCCGAAAAGGTAAGGATCGAACTGGAAAAACAGCTTGAAAAACTGCCAAGAAGAGAAACAGCAGAAGAATCATTGAAAAATAATGGAAGAATCATAATAACAAATACAATAGAAGATGCTGTAAAAATCAGCAATGAAATAGCACCGGAACATTTGGAACTTTGTGTAAGCGATCCGTTTTCCATCCTTGGAAAAATAAAGAATGCAGGTTCTATATTTTTAGGGAATAATACTCCAGAAGCATTGGGTGATTATCTTGCAGGACCGAATCATACACTGCCTACAAGCGGAACGGCAAAGTTTTCTTCGCCGCTGTCTGTAGATGACTTTATAAAGAAATCTTCTGTAATATACTATACTAAAGAAGCACTGGAAAAAGTAAAAGACAAAGTAATATGCTTTGCAGAAAAAGAAGGACTCAGCGCACATGCGGAGTCGGTAAGAATAAGAGTTGAAGGTGGTAAAAAATGA
- the hisC gene encoding histidinol-phosphate transaminase codes for MSRFWNNKVKELVPYTPGEQPKDKKYIKLNTNEFPYSPSPMVEDIIKNYDFEDLRLYPDPDVSELKNEIASFYNLDTENIFIGNGSDEILAFAFMTYFNSGDKIYYPNITYSFYPVYSDLFNLNPETIPLNESFEIETDDYENLNGGIILANPNAPTSIALVKGDIEKIIAANKDNVVIIDEAYIDFGGESVLDLINKYDNLLVVQTFSKSRALAGMRLGFAAGNKELINGLDKVKFSFNSYTINRLSIKAGAAAVRDREYFKKTVETLVKTREKTKVVLKEYGFFVPDSKANFLFVSHNRISGEELYLRLKDEGILVRYFKKPKIDNFIRITIGTEKEMEIFTEKIKEILK; via the coding sequence ATGAGCAGATTCTGGAATAATAAAGTAAAAGAGCTGGTTCCTTACACTCCGGGCGAACAGCCGAAAGACAAAAAATATATAAAACTGAATACAAATGAGTTTCCTTATTCACCGTCTCCAATGGTGGAAGATATAATAAAAAATTATGATTTTGAAGATTTGCGGCTGTATCCTGACCCTGATGTATCTGAACTAAAAAACGAAATTGCTTCATTCTATAATCTTGATACAGAAAATATATTCATAGGAAATGGTTCAGACGAAATTCTGGCTTTTGCTTTTATGACATATTTTAACAGCGGGGATAAAATATATTATCCGAATATAACATACAGCTTTTATCCTGTATATTCTGACTTATTTAATCTGAATCCGGAGACAATTCCTCTGAATGAAAGTTTTGAGATAGAGACTGATGATTATGAAAATCTAAACGGAGGAATAATTCTGGCTAATCCCAATGCCCCTACGAGTATTGCCTTGGTAAAGGGAGATATAGAAAAAATTATAGCTGCTAATAAAGATAATGTAGTAATAATTGATGAAGCATATATAGATTTCGGAGGAGAATCCGTATTGGATCTGATAAATAAATATGATAATCTGCTGGTTGTCCAGACATTTTCAAAATCAAGGGCGCTTGCCGGAATGCGTCTGGGCTTTGCAGCGGGAAATAAAGAGCTTATAAACGGTCTGGATAAGGTAAAGTTTTCTTTTAATTCTTATACAATTAACAGATTGTCCATAAAAGCCGGTGCAGCAGCTGTGAGAGACAGGGAATATTTCAAAAAAACAGTTGAAACACTTGTGAAAACAAGAGAAAAAACAAAAGTAGTTTTGAAGGAATATGGTTTTTTTGTTCCTGACTCTAAGGCAAACTTTCTATTTGTGAGTCATAACAGAATTTCCGGGGAAGAATTGTATCTAAGACTGAAAGATGAAGGAATTCTGGTAAGGTACTTCAAAAAGCCCAAAATAGACAATTTCATAAGGATAACTATAGGAACTGAAAAAGAGATGGAAATATTTACTGAAAAAATAAAAGAAATTTTAAAATAA
- the hisB gene encoding imidazoleglycerol-phosphate dehydratase HisB has protein sequence MRETIIERKTNETDIKVKLNLDGTGKYKNDTKIGFLNHMLDLFAKHGRFDMEVICNGDVDVDYHHSVEDIGIVIGKCFADILGDIRGIKRYGNFYMPMDEALTLAAIDVCGRSYLKFDVDIPTQKVGSFDTELVKEFFLGFTRGIEATIHIKTFYGENSHHIIESVFKGFARAMAQAVEIDEKFKDEILSTKGVLA, from the coding sequence TTGAGAGAGACAATAATAGAAAGAAAGACCAATGAAACAGATATAAAGGTAAAACTAAATCTGGACGGAACAGGAAAATATAAAAATGATACAAAAATAGGATTTCTTAATCATATGCTTGATTTATTTGCAAAACACGGAAGATTTGATATGGAAGTTATCTGTAACGGAGATGTTGATGTAGACTATCATCACTCTGTGGAGGATATAGGAATAGTAATTGGAAAATGTTTTGCTGATATACTTGGGGATATAAGGGGAATAAAGAGATACGGGAATTTCTACATGCCGATGGATGAGGCTTTGACTCTGGCGGCAATAGATGTATGCGGACGTTCATATTTAAAATTTGATGTAGATATTCCTACACAAAAAGTAGGAAGTTTTGATACGGAACTGGTAAAGGAATTCTTTCTTGGCTTTACAAGAGGGATAGAAGCTACAATACATATAAAGACTTTCTACGGAGAAAATTCTCATCACATAATAGAATCTGTATTTAAAGGATTTGCAAGAGCTATGGCACAGGCAGTGGAGATCGATGAGAAATTTAAGGATGAGATATTGTCTACAAAGGGAGTGTTAGCATGA
- the hisH gene encoding imidazole glycerol phosphate synthase subunit HisH → MIAVVDYGVGNLFSLKSSLDYTGLQNIFTNNEEEIRNADALILPGVGAFRDAIDILNKTGLGNVVKEEAGKGKKVLGICLGMQLLFDRSHEYGDYKGLGLIKGDVVAMKDNIENKKLKIPHMGWNSLEFFKEDEILKYINEGEYVYYVHSYYAKNCDESVIACSDYEIKIPGIVKSNNIYGIQFHPEKSGKTGLNILKAFGEMI, encoded by the coding sequence ATGATAGCTGTAGTTGATTACGGTGTAGGGAATTTATTCTCGTTAAAATCATCGCTTGATTATACAGGACTTCAAAATATATTTACAAATAATGAAGAAGAAATAAGAAATGCAGATGCTTTGATACTTCCCGGAGTGGGAGCTTTCAGGGATGCGATAGATATTCTCAATAAGACAGGACTGGGAAACGTGGTAAAAGAGGAAGCCGGGAAAGGAAAAAAAGTATTGGGAATATGTCTCGGCATGCAGCTTTTATTTGACAGGAGTCATGAATATGGTGATTATAAAGGGCTTGGACTTATAAAAGGAGATGTAGTTGCCATGAAAGATAATATTGAAAATAAAAAGCTGAAAATTCCGCATATGGGCTGGAATAGTCTCGAATTTTTTAAGGAAGATGAGATTTTGAAATATATAAATGAGGGTGAATATGTATATTATGTGCATTCATATTATGCCAAAAACTGTGATGAATCTGTAATTGCCTGTTCGGATTATGAGATAAAGATACCCGGAATAGTAAAAAGCAATAATATTTACGGCATACAGTTCCACCCTGAAAAGAGCGGGAAAACAGGATTAAATATATTAAAAGCTTTTGGGGAGATGATATAA
- the hisA gene encoding 1-(5-phosphoribosyl)-5-[(5-phosphoribosylamino)methylideneamino]imidazole-4-carboxamide isomerase — protein MVIFPAIDLKNGEAVRLTQGDYNQVKVYFKNPEEVLEFFKKNNSSHLHIVDLDGASSGKTENFDTIKKLVENSDFFIQVGGGIRNEERIKRYLELGVSRVILGTAAIENPEFLVEMVHKYRDKIAVSVDAHDQKVAVNGWKEVKSIDSFEFCKTLSDIGVGNIIYTDISKDGKMSGTNIEIYRRLSKEIKSKITASGGITYKEEISELKSLNIYGAIVGKAIYENTLNLEEIIGIAK, from the coding sequence ATGGTAATATTTCCGGCAATAGATCTGAAAAACGGGGAAGCAGTGAGACTAACACAGGGAGACTATAATCAGGTAAAGGTATATTTCAAAAATCCCGAAGAAGTCCTTGAATTTTTTAAGAAAAATAACAGCAGTCATCTTCACATAGTTGATCTTGACGGGGCAAGCAGCGGTAAAACAGAGAATTTTGATACTATAAAAAAACTTGTAGAAAACAGCGACTTTTTTATTCAGGTCGGTGGTGGAATCAGGAACGAAGAAAGAATAAAAAGGTATTTGGAACTTGGAGTCAGCAGGGTGATATTAGGAACAGCAGCAATTGAAAATCCTGAATTTCTGGTAGAAATGGTTCATAAATACAGAGATAAGATAGCAGTTTCAGTAGATGCACACGATCAGAAAGTAGCAGTAAACGGTTGGAAAGAAGTAAAGTCAATAGATTCTTTTGAATTCTGCAAAACATTATCGGACATTGGGGTTGGTAATATTATCTATACTGATATTTCCAAAGACGGAAAAATGAGCGGAACAAATATTGAGATATATAGAAGATTAAGCAAAGAAATAAAGTCAAAAATAACAGCTTCCGGAGGAATAACATATAAAGAAGAAATAAGCGAACTGAAATCTTTAAATATATACGGGGCAATAGTAGGAAAAGCTATATACGAGAATACTCTGAATCTGGAAGAGATTATAGGAATAGCCAAATAA
- the hisF gene encoding imidazole glycerol phosphate synthase subunit HisF, with the protein MITKRIVPCLDVRDGRVVKGKNFKGIQDVDDPVELAKFYNESGADELVFYDITASFEKRGIFIDVLKNVAKEVFIPLTVGGGINSVDDFDAVLKAGADKVSVNSGAVKNPDLIREAAEKYGNQCVVLSIDIKRVDGRYCVFSNGGRINTGIDAIEWAELGEKNGAGELVVNSIDTDGVRNGFDLELLKDISQNLSIPVIASGGAGSMEHFRDVFMLDGVDAGLAASIFHFKEIDIMDLKRYLKNNNIVVRI; encoded by the coding sequence ATGATAACAAAAAGAATAGTTCCCTGTCTTGATGTAAGGGACGGAAGAGTAGTAAAGGGAAAAAATTTTAAAGGGATTCAAGATGTAGATGATCCTGTGGAACTTGCAAAATTTTATAACGAGTCTGGTGCTGATGAGCTGGTATTTTATGATATAACTGCTTCCTTTGAAAAGAGGGGAATCTTTATAGATGTATTAAAAAATGTAGCTAAAGAAGTATTTATTCCGCTGACAGTAGGCGGAGGAATAAATAGTGTAGATGATTTTGATGCAGTATTAAAAGCCGGTGCTGACAAAGTAAGTGTAAATTCCGGAGCTGTAAAGAATCCTGATCTCATCAGGGAAGCTGCTGAAAAATACGGGAATCAATGTGTTGTTTTGTCAATTGATATAAAAAGAGTAGATGGAAGATACTGTGTTTTTTCTAACGGCGGAAGGATAAATACAGGAATAGATGCAATAGAATGGGCTGAACTGGGAGAGAAAAACGGTGCAGGCGAACTGGTAGTTAATAGTATAGATACAGATGGAGTAAGGAACGGTTTTGATCTGGAATTATTAAAAGATATAAGCCAAAATCTGAGTATACCGGTAATAGCTTCAGGCGGCGCAGGTTCGATGGAACATTTCAGGGATGTATTTATGCTGGACGGAGTAGATGCCGGACTGGCTGCTTCTATATTTCACTTTAAAGAAATAGATATAATGGATTTGAAAAGATATTTGAAAAATAATAATATAGTAGTAAGAATATAG
- the hisIE gene encoding bifunctional phosphoribosyl-AMP cyclohydrolase/phosphoribosyl-ATP diphosphatase HisIE: MVLYNNIKELKFDKNGLMPAVVQDYYTKEILTVAYMNSQSLEITIKEGKTCFYSRSRRELWRKGETSGNYQHVVSIKSDCDNDSLVIEVIKDGPACHTGTESCFNNLLFKTREENFTIKKLYDLIKERKTSNTENSYTSYLFEKGLDKILKKIGEECTEVIIGAKNSGNEELIYELADLTYHSMVLMIEKGITLNDIKAELERRQVVDKKVKQEKMK, from the coding sequence ATGGTATTATATAATAACATAAAGGAACTAAAGTTTGACAAAAACGGTCTTATGCCTGCAGTGGTTCAGGATTATTATACAAAAGAAATTCTGACTGTAGCATATATGAATTCCCAAAGTCTGGAAATCACTATTAAAGAGGGAAAAACATGCTTTTACAGCAGAAGCAGACGGGAACTCTGGAGAAAGGGCGAAACTTCAGGTAATTATCAGCATGTAGTCAGTATAAAATCTGATTGTGATAATGATTCTCTTGTAATAGAAGTGATCAAGGATGGACCGGCATGTCACACAGGAACAGAATCTTGCTTTAATAATTTACTTTTCAAAACTCGTGAGGAAAATTTTACTATTAAAAAACTGTATGATTTGATAAAAGAAAGAAAAACAAGTAATACAGAAAATTCTTATACTTCTTATTTATTTGAAAAAGGTCTGGATAAAATACTGAAAAAAATTGGAGAAGAGTGTACCGAAGTAATAATAGGTGCCAAAAATTCCGGAAACGAAGAACTTATATATGAACTTGCAGATCTTACTTATCACTCAATGGTTCTTATGATAGAAAAAGGCATTACTCTTAATGATATAAAAGCAGAATTAGAAAGAAGGCAGGTAGTCGACAAGAAGGTGAAACAGGAAAAGATGAAATAA
- the hisJ gene encoding histidinol-phosphatase HisJ encodes MKFLSNLHTHTLYCDGNNEAEDYIKKAIELGFVSIGFSGHSYIAGNLGEGWCMSEEGTLEYIKELKNLKEKYKDKIEVYIGLETDYYSGYKKDIKGKLSLDYTLGSVHLIKNETNGKYYSIDSSPEITEEGIKAFGGVNNYIKKYYDTLLKMIVEQEPDIIGHIDLVKKFNSGNRYFDETEDWYVNLINETLDKIKNTNSIIEINTGAMSRGWTDFPYPSKFILELILKKDIPITLNSDVHSVENIDYYFDESMEVVKETGFKKMKILKGSKFQDIEVK; translated from the coding sequence ATGAAATTTTTATCAAACTTGCATACTCATACACTTTACTGTGATGGTAATAATGAAGCTGAGGACTATATAAAAAAAGCAATAGAACTGGGATTTGTGAGTATCGGCTTTTCAGGTCATTCATACATTGCGGGAAATCTTGGTGAGGGCTGGTGCATGAGTGAAGAAGGAACTTTGGAATACATAAAAGAACTAAAGAATTTAAAAGAAAAATACAAAGATAAAATCGAAGTTTATATTGGTCTGGAAACAGATTACTATTCCGGTTATAAAAAAGATATAAAGGGTAAATTATCTCTGGACTATACTTTGGGATCTGTCCATTTAATAAAAAATGAAACTAACGGTAAATACTACAGTATTGACAGTTCGCCGGAAATAACCGAAGAGGGAATAAAAGCTTTCGGGGGAGTAAATAACTATATAAAAAAATATTACGATACATTATTAAAAATGATTGTGGAACAGGAGCCGGACATTATCGGCCATATCGATCTTGTAAAAAAGTTTAATTCTGGAAACAGATATTTTGATGAAACTGAAGATTGGTATGTAAATCTGATTAACGAAACTCTTGATAAAATAAAAAATACTAATTCTATAATTGAGATTAATACCGGGGCTATGTCAAGAGGGTGGACAGACTTTCCTTATCCGTCTAAGTTTATTCTGGAACTTATTCTGAAGAAGGATATTCCGATAACACTAAATTCTGATGTGCATTCAGTAGAAAATATAGATTATTATTTTGATGAATCTATGGAAGTAGTAAAGGAAACAGGATTCAAAAAAATGAAAATTTTGAAAGGATCAAAATTTCAGGATATTGAAGTAAAATAG